The region ACACCATCAGAATTGCAATGGTAAGATTTTCTTAGATAGCATGACATACGTAATCATTAATCTTCTTCatccatctttgaaatttttgattaaatGTTCATTCAATTATAATCTTCATCGGTATGATGTATGTTgttattgatttatatttccaGAATTGTCGACGACCTTCACGAAAGAGGTGCAAGAGTTTGTGAAGGGACTCTATTTATCGGGACAGACGGAACTACAAAGTAAACAACACGAAGAAGGAGAACGTTTAGAAAGACGCGGTGAAGTGAATCCATTCGCTTTAACCGTCGCGTCTAATGCAGCTTGTATCGAATTACTGTTCTGGGCTCTTCGCGATGAAACTGGTAAGAAATAGCGGTTAACACCCGTCCCCCGTTAGAATACCGGTGGCACAAGATTTATATTGTTAAGGACTTGCTTGTTGATTATTCTAGATGCAGAATCTTTGTGTAATCGATTGATGGAACGAATAAATACAAACCCAGATCGTAAATTACTACTGGCTCATCAGCCGTTACTGATGGTATCATTAGAGGTATGTTTACAAACAGCGATTGTTATATGGGAGGCTATAAGCCTGTTGTTTTATCATGAgtgaaatttcacaattttgaATGTTTAGGATCACTTTCAATGCCACTTATGTAGGAAACTATCATCTATCAATTAATTAACATTTATTGTTTAGTCATTGAATTGATTGTTGAATGCATGTAATGAATGCATTTAACTCCCTTTATTTTAGGCTTTGGGCGAATTAGCCGAAAAGTTTCCTCATTTAGCCGATAGCTGCGTAAACGCATTGCGAGATTTTCTCGTAAATCCATCtcacattttgaataaattaaacaagTATTCATCGGCCGACTCGAATAAAACGACTAAAATGGGTGGATTCAGTATCACGATTACGGACGAATCGCGTCCGAACAAAGAACAGGCGGCCAGAAAATCAAATATGACCATCGCGTTTGAAAACTTCAGAGACACAGCCATTGATAACATTTGCAGGTTTGTAGTGCCATAGTGTTCTTCTGGTTATTGAATTCGcacatttttgaatgaaattcgTGACATCTTAGATTGTTTATTAATACTCTTCAGGGCTTTAAAGGCCGGTTTGAAAGAGAATCCCGACTGTGTTCAAGCGTTCCTGGCGTCATTATCAAATCGATGTTATACGGCAGAGATGAGTGACCGGTAAGATTCTCATTGCTTCATTACTAATGATTTGCGGATATTTGTCTTATGATGCATCACGGTGGTCGGTCGATACTTTAGTCGCACTTGTCCTTGAAATATTCACCTGGTCCGTATCAAAGCCCTAGCATGTTTGTCATGTATATTTGCGATCGAATTGAAGGGCAGGGACTAGTGTTTCAAATCAGTTCTGCTATTTTACTAATCATGATTTCCTCTACTCGTGCATGCGGATGGCTTTTGTATATTTCGTGCAAGTTTGTTTCACTTGATAATTggatgattttatttctttttgcttCCGTTGAAATCTGTTTTTCCGGTGAACATCCAGTTGTTAGTTGTGcatgaaaattgaataaattttatttcgattttacgTTACAAGCAAGCGGAACGACGATGACCATCATGCCTCGAGGATTAGTCGACCACGTAGAGATTCATCGCAGGCCAATGAACTGACTGCGATTCTCGATTCGTTGCACGTATTTTCACGAAAGAGTTTCGACGCGACTCCCAGTAAAATTGATTCTAAAGCCGACAAAAAAAGGCATGAAATTCAGCTTTGACTAACATTTTTTTGgataattttattcttttcGATTCTCTTAATTCTTAACTCAAAACCTATAATCACACTACTAAACACTGATAATGACTGCTTTTATCGATATCTGTGTGGAAATTTTTACGAAATTGTGTGTATCTGTTACCTATCTGTTCAAGTTCGGTGAGAtataattttttagaattcatTGACTTTCTAAGTAAACCTCAGATATGAATACGTTGATAAGCTCTGTAGCACTATATCATACCTCGGAATTCACCATAAAGCTTGTCGTATCCTAGAAATATCATAATAAGAAATTTATTGGTATTAAGATTTTTTGTCAGCCTCTTTAACATTGATGCTACAATGCTACTCACATTTATGCTACTAAAAATACTGTTGTTAAATGTATATTTACgtatatgatatttttttttaaagttttttgttTGTCCATTTACAGTTtgttgtttgattttaatGTTATCATATTATGTGTGATTTAtcaatcaattatttttcaataacaAATGATAAGAAAACTACTCGTTTAAGTGGTGCGGCATTAGATTTACGGTTGATGCTAATTTTTATGCCGATTACGATGACAATTCTTCTGGTAACTGTTGTTTGATACCAGGATTTGTAATCATAGTCAGTTGTTGAGATCTGAttgtgattttcattttacttttatttcaGAGAATCCACGCTGATTTCAACGAATACAATACTGACGCTAGGTCATGTGGCGGTCGCGTTGAAAGATGTTCCCAAAACCGTAGAATCTGTCATGCAGATCTTTCAACAACGGTTCTGTTCCCCTCCATCTCCACTCGACGTTCTTATCATCGATCAGATGGGTTGTCTTATCATTGCCGGCGTGGTAAGTAGTACATGAGTGTATTTTTTAATAGAAGACAATTTCATTCGACGAGTGAAAAATTCAAGGGAATTATCATCATGGACCTAAGAAATATATTTGGTTAGGTTGTCTCGGATGAAATGAACAAATATTGCTTTATGTCATGTTCATGTTCCGTATATGTGGTACTGATAGATTTATTAGTCAAATCCATAAATTCGCATCCTAATAttgaatgtattttatttgaaCAGCAATCGAGCATACAACACATCATATTGAACATGTTTAACATGATAAGCGTTACGAGCAGTGGTTCATACGAAAAACATGGAACCGCTGAACACGGTTACAGGTATGTAATACACCCGGTCAATATTTGGACCCTACATGTCCACCTAAGGTCAGTTTTATTGACTGTATACTTGAGTTAGAATCTATCACCTAGAGTTGTGTAAATCTACCCTGGAACCACAGGAAACCATGTATACAGAAATATGGTAAATGTACTCGGTATCTTGGGTTAAATagtattggaaggaaatttaCGGAAAATTTGGGCCCCTCATGTATCCACTAAATGCAAAGAACACAACCCCAGTTGCAGCTGGTGTGGGAGTCTAGTTTCTTCTCCCCGAGAAAATCTTGGGAAAATTTTAGGACTCGTTTGTGACATTTGTAGTATGGTAGAGGCTTTTAGAGACAAAATGTCACTTGAAATTCTAGACGTTATCGGGAAATATGGCTAATACAGCCTGAATCTGTGCCTGTTCAGTCTGCAAGACTGAACTACTGATTGCTTAACCAGTTAATAACACTTTCAACCCTGTCTATGTCTATTGACCCCTTTATTCTTAAGTAAAAAATATCTAGTGACATTACTTTGgtgtaaaatttgaaaatatcacaaattttaatatattctttattcttattGATTAGACACGTTTCGTTGCCGGTGATTAATGCGTTCGCGAACATCGCCGCGAACATTCAAGGAGAAACCGAGATGATGGATTTATTAATCCGTCTGCTCGAGCTGTTCGTACAACTCGGTTTGGAAGGAAAACGAGCCAGCGAAAAAACACCGGGAGCGCTAAAGGTAAGACTCGTCGTCGCGTTAAATAACAACGAACAAGATACTGCTTCTTTTTTTAATCGCAACAAACATCTATATGGTTTCTTGCTATCAGAAATGAATTGCATCCGTCAGTTTTGTGGATTCATCGAATTTTCGATGCCCGAAAGCAAATTTCCTAATTTTGTCGCTGAATACTTGTATATCTACGAAACTGGCGGTTTATGGTATTTTAGTTCTCACCACATAGAAATTACTGAATGGTGGCCTGTGTATTTTGAATGTATTATTTTTCGCATGTTCATTCACTTTTTCTTGTACATGAATGGACATCGGTTATAATGACAATGAATATAACACTGAGTGTGGCTTTTCGCCTGTGTCTTTCTCTACGAGattgaaaatctgaaattattgctaatcatattttttgctCAATGATGATTACTGAATATTTGTCGCATAGATTTCATTAACaactcaaaaatgaaattctctGCTTCGTTTGATGATGGGTTGCAAGGTGGTGCGTGGCTTGTCGTGATAATTAGACTTGATGTGAACCtgtttttataaatgaaacGAACTCTTGTTTATATTGACgtggaaatattttcttcGACCCCGTGTTTTAGGACAAATACACATTTTCCATAAAATATGCATTTGTAAGTATGAAACCTACAATTTTAGAGGTGCAGATAATTTCAGTTTTTGTCactttatatacatgtacacatCATACGTGTTTCATATATTCcgattatgttttttttttcattttccagttTATATTTCGtaacaaaattttgaatattttacgtCACAATATTGATTTTCCGTTCCAGTTTTTCGTTGACATTGTCATTCGATGATTTGTCGCgtttaattattgaaattctaatttttcatcaCACGTTTCTAACATCTTGTTGGGCAATGATATCAAACATATGCATGATCTAACCCAAATTATGAAAAAGACAAGCTCGGAATTAGGCATGTTACTGTTAGTGTAACTGTCGGTAGAAATATTTAGTATTGATCACCATGAAATTATGTGCAAATCGGACTCAATCTTGGTGTTAAGGATTCATGGGTTGAACTTATTGTCCTATTCTGGTTATGAAGTGAAATTTTGAGTCTTTCTTTAGGATCATTTTGGAGGTGGAATATCAAGACAGTCGAtcgtatatgaaatatcttaatCTTAACcattgtaattgtaattcaATGATGATCCCAGTTATAACCAGGATAAGTCAATATTGCTTTGAAGGACACAATCTGATAAATTGCAAGCAAGAGGATTTAACTATCctaatctatctggtaaaagGTAAAAGGTACTTTAGAGTACCGGTACTTAACGGAAGAAAACAGACACTGGTTCTGCTGATTCTGCATTCCTTCTGCACATATTGAACAGAATATCTGTATCTACTCGGTACCAACGTCAAAGCAATGCTTTTGATGTCTGGTGGTTGGTACATTGTAAATGTAGTACTTCAGACAATGTTGTTGAAAACAGGAtgaaattattgtatttattttctgttCGTTCATCACTTGCGACGAATACATAAATTCactcaaatttcaattcattgtAAGTGATAAGAATGTATTATCGATTATAAGGGCATGTCTCCTTTCAATAGATTTCGttcatgattttcattttctgtatCGTATCATACCATCTGTCGTGTCTTGTATATCTGTCAATTTTCAGCCGCTAAGAACTTTGAATATCTCGGAAACAAAACTACCTTTTCAACTTTGAATTAAGTGTTTATATACGTCAACTGTTTAACTTTCATTATATTTGACTAACATCATCTAATCATCTCACAATTAGGCCTGATGcaataaaaatcattcaatattCTCAATTATCCATTTTATTTCTTGCAGGCATCCAGTAGTGCGGGCAATCTCGGTGTTTTGATTCCAGTTTTAGCTTTGGTGAGTTGGAACCTACAGTTTCTAAAACTTTTACTTACCCGATTAAGAAATCTCGGATATATAAGATTTACTTGTTTTTGTCATTCAAGCTCATCAAAAGGCTACCGCCGATATGTGATCCAAAACCGCGTCATCAGAAACTATTTCGGGATTTCTGGGTTTATTGCGTTGTTATGGGATTTGCAGTTGAAGATTCAGGTACGTACTATATTCATATCCTACACAGTTAACATTTATACGGATGCCTTGTGGCCCTCTTTAGCAATACATTATCTGCCCTGAATTGGAGAATTCTGCCCTGTGCTGTAGGATGATGcgttatatttatttcactggTTCGAAATGAATatgtgtatttttcattagtaCCTAGGTATAGGCACAATTCAGTCGGTAAGTAAAGACGATAGAAAACCTAACCCTACTGTTCAAACcttatctatatattttactatttatattgatcATTATTTTTAATCCCGCATGGTTTTAAACAGCACTGGATTTCGAAGACTTTTCGACGTTGAACTTTTCATTCAACAACTGTTACCTTTTATCgctttttgaattcattaccGGGTATTATATTATTCTCTTACTACGGTGATTCTCTTCACAAACACGCGCACACATGTATCCCAGTTTCTAGATACTTCGCTTATCTAACATCTTCAGCTGCAGATTCAGGTCTAAAAACATTGACGGCACAAAGAACATCATCTATACTCATTCTCGGGAAAGGCTTTTACACTGTACAAGCCTTATTACACCAaatgaactttttttctgaaaatgatcaagaattttgatatttttacagGATGGGAAATTGATGGTAAAATCTGCATGTTATCGACTGGGCTTCATATCTAAACTTCTAATCTCGCTTCTGTAGTGTTCAGTGTGAAATCATGAATacagaaaatgatgaaatattgcTTATTGTATGATATATAGTTTCAACAAGATGGCTTTTACTAGAAAACAAAGTGATCACTGATTGATGAGATTTACAGAGGGTCCTGTTGTGAATAATGTGCCAGTGAAATGAATGATCTGTCGTCCCTTGTGACAATGTTGTACATATTCACAGTATTCATGCTTCTTCGTATTCACCCAAGTCTCTTCTTGTTTTCCAATTCAACTCGTCAAAAAGTGTGAGCAAATAGATACAAGGACATTTCAATACATTCTCTACCAGTTCTTTACTTTTCCGTCAATAATTAGTGTTCCTTTAGACTTGCTTTTCTACTGATTTCTTCGATTTTGTGGTCGTAAACTTTTCCGCTGGGTAACTGACGAAAGCGCTTTACGAAAATCTAATTTCAGGATTATGGCCTCGCGAATGGCACGAAGGCGTTTGTGAAATCGCGACTAAAACCCCCGTACTATTATCGAAAGAGCATTTACGCGCCGAACTACAGTATAACTCGGCGTTGAAAAACGATAGTGTGGCTCCCGTAAGTTATGCATAGAATGAATCTTTCTTTTAccattttacatatttgtctaacattagatttgatttattgaagGGTGAGCTAAATGAAGTAAGAATGAACATATGCAGTTTGCTGGAACATCCACCTGAAGTCGTGCCATTAGTCAATAAACTCAGTTTGTCGCTATGTATTTACTTGTTGTCTGTATTCCGCCTGGAAACACTGAAGTATGCAGCACTGTCTCATGATTGTTCAACAATTTGTAATCGCATGGAGCTGCAAtattttttaatcttttgaatattttcagtgtCACTCATTCCAATGATCCGATGACATTCCATCGATTATTTCTTTACCTTGAAGATAACACGATCATGAAAGATAAAGCAGGTAAGATATCTGAACAGTTAGAGGctggttttgatttttatgaatCTGTTTACCTGACACTGGAAGAGCTTCCGCAGACTTGGATTCCTGAATTGTTGAATTGAAACCTACTAAGCTcataatgaatttttctgtTCTTGCAGGTATGTGGCACTGCATTGCTTCAGTTGGAGATCAAATGTTCAAGCGATTCTTAGACGTAATGGCACAAAAGGTTTGTATTACACAATTTTCATGGAAAACATGGAAGTTTTTTCGCCTTAATTCATGATCATcatgattttgtttatttcattcattttagcCCAAAACAGAAGAAAGAGATGCAATTCTTGACATGCACGCTCAGTTCATGTTAGTGAAATTCAACCACGTTCATAAAAGAATCCGAAGAGTGGCCGACAAGTTCTTATCCGGCCTCGTCGATCGGTAAGAAACAATTTCTTTGCATGAGGTATCAATTATATTTAGGAAATTTTTTACAaatgacacacacacacaagtaCCGGGGATTAAAGATTATGATTTCGTTTTACAAAACAAGTCCATCATGCGTTTTTTGAACTCCTTGCTTTTCCAAGCGTAAATGAATGGATTCACCGCCGAATTCAGTATTCCCATCACGGCGAATAGTCTcgaagaaaatttgaaatatttcttgcCGTGCACGAAATAGGAGGTCGACGCGCAAATCAAGTACGGCGTCCAACAGAGCAGGAATATACACAACACTACAGCTAATAGTTTTGTAGTTTTAGTCTCGCGTCTGATGTTACTGATACACGACAGTCTGTGAGACCGGTTGTGCGGTTGAGGCGTCGTGCGGCGATAACGTCGTTTAATCGACCAGAACATCTGCACGTAAAGTATTGTCATCATTACGTaacaaaatatcatattacTGAACAcgatatagaaatgaattcgCGCGATAACCGTCTGATAGCTGCAGAATATCGGCGGCCGTTGATCGTCCCAGTTGTTCCAACCGAACAGCGGTAGAAACCCGCCGACGAACGAGTAAATCCAAACGAATAGCAGTACCCAGTGAGTGATGTTTCGTTTGCGTAGTTTATGGTAGTGTCGCGGAAAGTTGATGAGTACGAATCGTTCGATCGCGATTGCGAATAAATTCAGCGTCGAAGAACCGACGGCGAACGTAATTATACAATGAGTTACGATACATAGATATTTACTTTTCGAATATCCGGGCACGATGTACGATAACGCGTGAATCGGTATCATTATACCGCCGATAATCAGATCGGCCATCGCGAGACTTACGAGAAGCCGACTAGCGATCTTCTGAATAGAATTCACTTTCGCTGCCGTTAAAATTACCATTCCATTTCCGACGATGATAactatcattaatatcaactCGAATAATCCGAACACGACGCTGATGCTTAGATCCATTGATTTCCAAATAGAAGAAGAGATTGTTAGGTTTAGATCCTTCATTCCTAACAGCGGAATCTGTGGCAGTTCAGTTTTATTCATTCCTAGAATATGTGAATAATTCATGCTGGTGTTGTCTGCCATCACTTCGCCGTGAATGTCTATTCCTTGAGATTCCTGTGTCTCTATGAAGTAAAGTTATGCGGTAGCGATGAATATCCTGTATTTCAACCTGCTATAATGTCACATAAACACACTCCACTCACGGCCACAACATCGAGCTTATTAATCAAATCAGTAATAAACTGATAAGTATTATGTAAATAAAAGCGTCATGATGTACTGATATTGAATGATGCTGTTATGAAATCAACGCACAACAACAAAACAGGGTGgtcactgacctggaaaacctggaaatctcagggaatcagagagatatagaaaaaaatcagggaaagcTCAAAAGGTTataaaaacctggaaaactccagggaatttgtaaatcgGTGgcaagtggccaccctgcaaCAGTGATTGTGTACTCGTGTTGTGGGActtatttttgaatcatgtttATTTTGCAGATTCCCTCATATTTTATGGAGTGGACCCTTGCTAAAGACTATGTTGGACATACTTCAAATTTTGTCTGATTCTCTCGAAGTGGTATGCGTCAGAATTTTTGACTAAAGGCTAATTCTGCGTACAGTAACCGTTTTGCCAATGATTTGCAATTAAACCTGAATTAACAATTAATGTGAAATCGTGTTTTTTAGGATGCAAATTATGCTGCACCGATTTATGACGTTCCAAACACTCCGTATAAACTGGTTGTAATGGACAGCGCCACTGATCGAGAGGTGGGAAACTCGCTTTTAGATTCATAAACTAGAGATTTTTGTTGGAATTATAGTTTGAAATTTTATATGGCTATTTTATGTATTGTTTCAGTGTACTGTTCGTGATTTTGCCGATCGCAGTAAAGGAATTCTTCAGGAAGCGATGAAATGGGCTCCGAACGCTACACGCAGTCATTTGATGGAATATCTCTTACAACTGGAGCATTCTTCGCAAGGTTTACGCCAACATACTGGTTTAGCTATGGCTACTGAGAGCGTACTCAATTATGCCGGTTATAATAAACTGGCTAAACCACTCGGCGTAAGTTGAAAATAGTTCTATAACGATAAGATCTCCTTTACTATACACTtaacatgaaataatcattcataatgaaatgatttgtttatttttcagaccGGTACTCTCGACAAACGACCGAACTGTGTGAAAAACGATTCGTCGAATTT is a window of Tubulanus polymorphus chromosome 2, tnTubPoly1.2, whole genome shotgun sequence DNA encoding:
- the LOC141900792 gene encoding adenosine receptor A3-like — encoded protein: MADNTSMNYSHILGMNKTELPQIPLLGMKDLNLTISSSIWKSMDLSISVVFGLFELILMIVIIVGNGMVILTAAKVNSIQKIASRLLVSLAMADLIIGGIMIPIHALSYIVPGYSKSKYLCIVTHCIITFAVGSSTLNLFAIAIERFVLINFPRHYHKLRKRNITHWVLLFVWIYSFVGGFLPLFGWNNWDDQRPPIFCSYQTVIARIHFYIVFSNMIFCYVMMTILYVQMFWSIKRRYRRTTPQPHNRSHRLSCISNIRRETKTTKLLAVVLCIFLLCWTPYLICASTSYFVHGKKYFKFSSRLFAVMGILNSAVNPFIYAWKSKEFKKRMMDLFCKTKS